The DNA segment gtgtgtgtgtgtgtgtgtgtgtgtgtgtgtgtgtgtgtgttgcaatgaTGGCGACGACGCTTCGtgtcatcacaatcatcatcatcatcatcatcatcattccctgtaacttaggtaaaaaaaaaacacatgaaatattatgagagagagagagagagagagagagagagagagagagagagagagagagagagagagagagattagtagtaatagtagtagtagtgcatagTAAACATATACCTTATTCCAGTGAGAcaaacggtagtagtagtagtagtagtagtagtagtagtagtagtagtagtagtagtagtagtagtagtagtagtagtagtagcagtagtaattgtaataacACTGGAATAAGGTTCAGAACACAGTAACACATAATTTTTTAACACAATACACAATactaattcacaacactaacatGACTAACTGGCAACACAAgtctatatatatactcgtatgtatgtatgagacAACACAAAGGTCAAGATTCAAAACAAGGTCAgatttttaacccttttttaCCTGCCGTGTTTCAAATTTTACAAGCTCTAATGAAACTTAATGGGAGATTTAAGATGGTTATTTAtctgttcgtcttttttttttttttactcgtttgctttttttatcattatttatttatttacttatttatttattattttttttaatgatgcaACTTATTCTGTATTGTTATTTGAAAAAACACTCCGCCATATTTCAAATTTATGCTCTTATGAGACTTAGTGGGTGCCTTAAGAGTGCTTTTGATTATTCTGTTGATAATTTTGACTACTCTGCATcattaatgaaaacaaacactcttaaaaacttgccttatcatccctgtggcctttggaagcagtcctggtgagagagcagtgttttaAAATACAACTGATTTTCATTCGCTCTAAAACtcgtatttcttgttctttttcacgTAAGATCACAAGAGGACAGTTAACTTGAATGCGTAGAAATGGGCagctatgctttttttttttttcaggaactgccgcgtgtagacctgatggcttcttgcaccaacccttgtgttcttgttattttttttttttcagtgataaaTTGCAAAAATATAAGATAGTTTCAAGAGTAAGGTGGATGAAAATAGACAGACATGTTTTACAcagtgtaggcctggtggcttcttgcattaacccttgtgttcttttttttttgtgataattgCAAATATATAAGATAGTTTCAAGAGCAGGCTGGATAAATTTAATAGACATGAATGACAGATGGAAACAGACAAGCATGTTTAATAAAAAGATTGCCACGgataggcctggtggcttcttgcaccaacccttgtgttcttacgttatgttcttaaattcttcgtgataaatacaaaaatatgacAATTTCAAGAGTAAACCGGATGAATTTAATAAacggggatgataagtggaaacagGCATGATTTATACAGACAGGCATTACCACGTGTTGTCCTGATGGCTGGTGGCTTCTTACACCTAACCCTTGTGATCTGAAATTTTCCAGTGACGTTCAAAACCTTAATTACTGATGCCACAATGATATCCCCGCTGTTCAAAATGGCATTAACGTGTCGCAACATGTCCCGGCTTTGTCACAGTGAGTCAGGAATGAGTCAAGAATGAGTCCAATAATGAATGAGTGTCTTCTCCTTACACAAACCTTCGCCACACCGTGCTGTTGGTCCCAGTGCTTACCTGCAACACACAGAGAATAGTGGTTAGTAGtcgttgtggtagtagtagtagtagtagtagtagtagtagtagtagtagttgtagtagtagtagtagtagtagtagtagtagtgatagtaggagtagtagtagtggtagtagtagtagtagtaatagtagtagtagtgatagtatgagtagtggtagtagtagtagtagtagtagtagtagcagtagtagtggtggtggtcctcctcctcctcctcttcctccttttcgtaatattaagagagagagagagagagagagagagagagaaatacgaatcaatactctctctctctctctctctctctctctctcgaggaagACGAGTgaaacagtgagtgagtgaaaccGTGAATGAGTGAGACAACGAGCGAACGAAACAGTGAATAAAGCTTCGATATTCACGTGGAAGTGAGTATGAGGCGAGGATGACTCTTAAACTTCCTTAGTATGAGGtgtgaggtgagagggagaggtccattattgctaccactattactactaccatcatcatgtCCCTCACTATTCTGCTGACCTTCCTCACTTTGCTCACCGTGACATCCGTGGTGAGTCATATGTAGGAGGAAGGTCAGGGtgagagcgagtgagtgagggagagcgcgagagggagtaagggagggagaattTTTCACGGTcacgaggaaagagaaagttgtgtgtgtgtgtgtgtgtgtgtgtttagtgtcaCGTTTTTTTCACGCTCTTGTCACGTTTTGTCACGTTTTACTTAGTCTCTATCCATGCAATTGtgaacaggctgtagtggatgttgtcagggttttcaagagagttttCATATTTGTAGTAATAGTTTTAAGCATTCCTCACTCTTAACAGGCTGTGGTGGGATTTACTAGAGTTCGCAAAGATGTTTTCATAATTACAGTGGTAGCTTGAcagactctagtggaagttgtttGGTCTTTCAACcttaacaagaaagaaagtatTACCTATGCACTAATAAACAAGACCAGTAATACTCACCCACAACCACCAAGGGCCAACAAACTACCCAACTTTACAGCTCTGGCACGTTTGTACAGGAAGTGCCACGTGCAGGCCTGATATCTCCTTGCACCAACCCTTATGTTATTACGCCATCGTGCCATTAACTCAATCTACCGTTTAATTGTAGATGTCCTTAACTCAATACTGTTTTATTTCAGATGGGGCGCTGGTGGGGAGGTGGTCAAGACGGTTTAGAGTACGAGGGAAGACCTGAAGGGAGAGGGTACATAGATGAGGGAAATGCACACGGGGACAGTGGCGTGAGGGACATCAGCGGGAGGACCTTGATAATTGAAGTGGCGAGGCAAGTATTAAGGTTACTACACCAGCACCGCCAGCAGGAGAACAGActagggagggaagcagaggcaGCCATGACCTCCGCTATCGCCAGGGACTCCGTCAGGCTAATCGTCATGGGATTCATGGGTAAGTGCTGTCTCGTTCTGtgtattctgaagcacttctaCGCCACACCTcatacttttaaaaggctctgaTTGAAGGGATAAggatttttaatggtgtttttatgttcctagtgatagattaatacGATTTctatattaacaggagaaacgctcttgagaccCAGCttatgtggtctttgaaaataccCATGGTGAGGAAGCAAAGCGTTTTATAATACTGATCTTTTAAATAAGTGACACTAGTTTTTCAGGGTGttattttatggttttagtgacaaatttctactattttatggttttagtgacaaatttctacattattaacaggagaaaccctCTTGAGTACCAGACAAATCAtctgtgccctttgaaaataatcgtggtgagagcgAAGCATTTTAGAACACAAGGCTACCGCGTCATTCATCaccagtatttttattattattgtgttaatCTATTTTGAATTGTTATTGGAAAAAATCACCATACTTCAGCATCTCCACACACCACACGTATCACCACCAATGACTGAACCAGCATAACTATACAATCATCATACTGTCATTATTCCTTGTATAGACCACGGCATCTGTCACTCCCACTGCTTATCTCCACACACTATcacccgtcaccaccaccaccaccaccaccacaccactagtTACCACTCCTACAACCACCAAACACTCATCACCACACTTAATACCATAACTATCATCACTATTtgtcaccacaccaccactaaccactGCCACAAGTCTATCATCACAAGTTtatcatcacatcaccaccatctcccccCCCAGGGTATCACCAGGAGGAGCAGTGTCTAGAACGAGTGGCGTGCGAGGCAGGGAACGTCCTCACCAGATTCTACCCCAgtgcctccctcttcctttccgccCTGGACCTCGTGGCGCCACCTAACATGAGGGACGTAGTGAGGCTGGCCAAGGACGCCTCTCTTGGCCTCTCCTGCGTCGTctacaggtgtgtgggtgtgtgtgtgtgtgtgtaaccgtGACTTTCTCATCCTTACTGGTATTAATGTGTTTACTAGTGATTGACTTTTTGTTCTCTGCGTCCTCAGGTGTGGTGAAGCTTACTATCCAAATGATAACGAGGTGATTACATGATTAtctggaactactactactactaatgctgctgttgGCACTTAGCTTTTGTCATAATCAAAGTTcggatgtcttttttttttttttacttaatttcgtttttacttaattattttttttttgattaaACAAAAATTACTAAACGATTGCAACTAAATAACAATTACAATTTTTACTGACCAGTTATTTTTATGGGTGTGTGTATTGATAGCTAAGGTTGTATTAAAGTTATCTGTGTTTGTCcgtttctatctctctcctaaAACTGCCAAAGTGTGTGCCGCTATTTGTAATCTTTAAGCAGTCATAAATgaagctgtctgtctgttcgttctTAGCTTACTCCTGTCTGCTGTCTGTTTAGTCTGTTTAGTCTAAGCCAGTTAAAATGGATGAAAGAGTATAGATACTGATcaattcttgcattagaaagatgGGCAGAATAGAAATCAGAATTTAATCCCtcggaaaaataaatattaatcttggaatgaaaaacaggaaataaagaaaatcaaaccataagaaagatgaacaagataaaaaaaaaaaaagtttattccCTTACCAAGATTCAcgttcaataaaaaaaaaaaaaaatagccagaaaatctaaacattaaaaaatcgATAAAACAAATCATtacgaaaatagaaaaaagactAGGCGTGACTGAAGTTACAGCAAGAGTAGTAGTCAACTTACCATTAATGAAAGATGTGACTTGAGTAGCCAGAacgaggcaggtgaggaggaTACAGCCCAGGTACATGATGACTTGGTGTATGGTGGAGGTGTGTGGACAGTGAGTGGGTGACTGGGGTGACTGATGGTGCAGGGAAACGAGGCATGCGTTATATAGTTGTAGCGATGGAAGGCATGGCGCTGGGGcaaggtcgtggtggtggtggtgggatatGGGAACACTGCAATGCTCGTCTCCTCACTTTCGAcctgtttgtcttcctgttcCCACATCACTTCCcctattgcctctctctctctctctctctctctctctctctctctctctctctctctctctctctctgaaattaatTCCATTATCGCTACTACTTTTGCTGTTACGTTTACTAcaactacttgtactactactactactactactactactaccaccacttcaactaccaccactaccaccaccaccaccataacaacaacaacaaaaacaaactgaTTAGGCTacgtaagagaaagaagattatttagagagagagagagagagagcttgaaaATTCTGGTGAAAACGAAGGTGATGACGAATAATCCTCAGAACTCAAGAATGAAAGTCAAGGCTGTAGTGTAGTGAaggttgactgactgatggtGACGCTGATGGTGGCAGTGACATACTGATACAGTAATACAgtaccttttattttcatcctttcctcactttttttaagctctagttattattattattattattgttttttattattttccttcctgggTTGAATGCGTTTATTGGgtaagagctctctctctctctctctctctctctctctctctctctctctctctctctctctctctctctctctctctctctctctaataatcttcctttctcttatgtAACCAAATGATTTCAACTTTCActactattgagagagagagagagagagagagagagagagagagagagagagagagagagagagagagagagagagagagattttactgtCATTGCTATATTACAACAggatgaaagatttttttttatttcccccaATACGTACTACAACTCGTCAAAAACATAGCCACCCTTAATCACTAAAACAAACACTTAACCTTGAACAGTGCACCATTCAACACGTCACCAGTGCATCAATTACAACTATCGCAAACCTAGTCACATACGAACACATGATAGTCAAAAGGAACCCCacgaataatagaaaaaaaaaagtcactaatCTGCCATTCAGGAATCACAAAagtacaataataaatatatccATCATGATACAAGCATACAAACAATAATCATGATGGAGCAAAGTTGTTGTACCTCTTTAACCTCGTGCTTTATTTTCCAGCATTCATATTATCTGGTCCGTCACATTTATCGACGTTAGTGTTTTGAAATTCAGTCAACACATAATATTCAAGAGAGTAGCCATATTCTGAGCCCTACACTTCCTGCACCGTGTTCTCTCCATagtaaatatttctttatactGCCATTAATacttgtaacctaacctaaccttcatcTTCGCAATGTCAGTTCGTGTACTACCCTTCCCATACTTAACATTAACACGCTCACTAACTCTTGTAATGACTAAACGTATCACTATTTACATGATTCCTAAGCATCCTGgttctgtctatatatatatttcgtaTTTGCCTAATAGATAGATAGCATTCTACATCAATTTCATCTTTATCAGCTCCACACGTTGCTAATATATCTGTCTTTTCATTTGGAGGAAAACCAACATGAGAGAATTTATCTAATCAAGCTAACTTAACACAATCTAATTAAAACCGGTAATCCCTTccgtgtgtatgagagagagagagagagagagagagagagagagagagagagagagagagagagagagagagagagaggtgttattAATGAGGGCAAGGGGAAAGAGTGTTTAAGGTCACCATATCGTCAGCAGGTGACACACATATAGCGAGGTTGTGTATTCATGgtcacgcacacagacacagacacacacatacatacacagacaacGCGCcattgtatttatgtattgaaTTGTGTAAActtttttattagttatttatgttttattatatatttagttattatttatttgtttattttttacattcgGTGTTCCCacgcggtcacccatccaagtactatcCAGACCCCgcgttgcttaacctcgctgATCGGACGAGAAGCGATTCATTCAACGTGCTGCAGTCATAAGCAGTAAAATTTCATTACTTACTGACTTACactacttaaaacacacacacacacacacatacacacacacacacacgctggatTTGATAAGAGCTATACCTaatagtagtctctctctctctctctctctctctctctctctctctctctctctctctctctctctctctctctctctctctctctctctctctctatgaacagaatttcagtttatttcttttattttatttatttttttttttgctgttttaatTGTGATTTTTATCAATTTAAGTTTTTGCGTTAGGCAAGATTCTGTCAATAGACCTTaataagaatctctctctctctctctctctctctctctctctctctctctctctctctctctctctctctctctctctctctctctctctctctctctctcgtaacactTCCGCGCAAATGCGTACAAAatgtttcctcttccctgttcTATGTCACGTATTTccggaaataatgaaagaaatgacaATTAAACACCTGTAATGAACGTAATGCAATTCCTTCCtaccttgcttccttcctgtcttcctttcttcctgtcagTGGATTCAGACTGCCAAGTttgtcataaaagaaaaaaaaaagaattgagtAAGGTTATGTCTTGTCTCTTTTATAATCTAACTTTATGAAGCTTTCCAGGTAAattaaggttaggtaagataagataattAAGGACAGGTATGTATTTCTAACCTATTTCCCTCCAGGTAAGATTAATTCAAGTAAATGCGTATGTTTCTcgccaggttaggttaaaaaaaaagaggaaattaaataaggtgttttttttatttaatctattaTATATTTCCCGCAGGCAAATAAGGTCAGATGAGGTTATTATTTACAGGTAAGGTCAAATCATAGAAGACGCGCATTTTCCACCTTTATTAATCTCCAGGTAAGGTTAATTAAAGTTAGATAAAAGTAAATTAAGATACACAATTCTAACTTATTATCTATCTCCACTAAGATCAGgtcaggtgagaaaaaaaaaaaaaaaacacgtctagagagagagagagagagagtttagtgaGAGACCGCTGCGCTTCTGTTCAGGTGAGTATAAACGCGAGAACataacacactcactcactgctcACTTCCATAGGCTCAGCAAGTGACGAGTGAGTGTCTTGGGAGAGCTCACAGTGACAGAGGCTCAGGTGAGggagaagagtgagtgagaatgACTGGCATTGAAGTGAGAGGAGTGACTGACTGGCCCTCACCACTCTCACCTGGTGCCCTTACTGCctggtgtgagggagaggttgtgagtgatcagggagagggagagaggctgcGGTGAGGgtatgagaggaagaggttgcaagtgatggtgatgagggtcgtgagtggtgagtggggagagtgatggtgatgacaaggttgtgatggtggtgagattGTGATAGTGGTGACAGTTGTGACGGCGGTAACAagactgtgatggtggtggtggtggtgagcttgAGGTGAcgaggttgtgatggtgatggtggtgagtttGGAAATGACaaggaaatgagagacagaaagagcgagagagattaATTTAAAACATTTCAGCATCATTACAAAACTCTAATTAGATTCACCCAGACATGTTCAGTCCCAGAGTTATGAGGCTGAAGTTAAAATATTAGAGCAAGTTGTAGGTCCTTGTGTGAATCTTGAGTCCTCAGATGAAGGAAGCGAAAAT comes from the Scylla paramamosain isolate STU-SP2022 chromosome 45, ASM3559412v1, whole genome shotgun sequence genome and includes:
- the LOC135094368 gene encoding uncharacterized protein LOC135094368 isoform X1: MSLTILLTFLTLLTVTSVMGRWWGGGQDGLEYEGRPEGRGYIDEGNAHGDSGVRDISGRTLIIEVARQVLRLLHQHRQQENRLGREAEAAMTSAIARDSVRLIVMGFMGYHQEEQCLERVACEAGNVLTRFYPSASLFLSALDLVAPPNMRDVVRLAKDASLGLSCVVYRCGEAYYPNDNEVIT
- the LOC135094368 gene encoding uncharacterized protein LOC135094368 isoform X2, with protein sequence MPPGRRKCVRLPAMMGRWWGGGQDGLEYEGRPEGRGYIDEGNAHGDSGVRDISGRTLIIEVARQVLRLLHQHRQQENRLGREAEAAMTSAIARDSVRLIVMGFMGYHQEEQCLERVACEAGNVLTRFYPSASLFLSALDLVAPPNMRDVVRLAKDASLGLSCVVYRCGEAYYPNDNEVIT